One segment of Solanum lycopersicum chromosome 1, SLM_r2.1 DNA contains the following:
- the LOC138341714 gene encoding uncharacterized protein — MSVHYHLGKSNVVADAISRLSMGSVAHVEEKRKELVKDVHRLARLGVCHMSISDSGVTFQNGAESSLGAVNNQRVEVFPQGGDGGLRYEVRLCVPDVGGLRQHILAEAHNSSTTFHPQKDRQAELTIQTLEDMLGACVINLKGEASLIGPDSALYAMEKVKLIRDRLKIDLCRQKSYADVRRRELEFQVDDWLKLPAKLAVVHPVFHISLLKKCVGDPPSIVPLESVAMKDSLSYEDVPVEILDRQVKRLTNKEVASVKVVWRSQSVEGATWEAEAAMKTKYP, encoded by the exons atgagtgtgcattatcatcttGGAAAGTCAAATGTAGTGGCTGATGCTATTAGTAGATTATcaatgggtagtgtagcccatgttgaggaaaaaagaaaggagctagtgaaggatgttcacaggcttgctcgcttgggagtttgCCATATGAGCATATCTGACAGCGGTGTAACATttcagaatggggcagaatcgTCATTG GGTGCAGTCAACAATCAGAGAGTAGAGGTTTTcccccaagggggagatggtggaCTTCGCTACGAAgttagattgtgtgttcctgatgtgggagGGTTGAGGCAGCATATTCTTGCTGAAGCTCATAActccag tacaacatttcacccACAGAAGGATAGGCAGGCAGAGCTTAcaattcagaccttagaggatatgttgggAGCTTGTGTGATCAATCTCAAAG GTGAAGCAtctttgatagggccagattcagccctttatgctatggagaaagtgaaactcattagagatagacttaagatagACCTAtgtcgtcagaaatcttatgcagatgtaaggagaagggaactagagttccaagttgatgattgg TTAAAGTTGCCAGCAAAATTAGCAgtagtgcatccggtcttccacatctcactcttgaagaagtgcgtGGGTGACCCACcctctatagtgccattagagagtgtggcgatgaaagatagtctttcttatgaggatgtaccagttgagattcttgaccgtcaggttaAAAGGTTGAcaaacaaagaagtcgcttcagttAAGGTtgtgtggaggagtcagtctgtagagggagctacttgggaagcagaagcagccatgaaaacAAAGTATCCTTAA